GTTCGGCCCGTGCTGCTACTGGGCTGCTTCTTTCTGGACAGAGTTGTGTATGCTTTTGCTTAATCAGTTAACATAGTTGGATAATAACATAAGTGATGTCTATGGAAATTTCTGAACAGCATGGATGTATTACAAGTTATCAGTTTTTGAATCCAACTCTGAGTATGGGACGGCTTCAGTTTTTCCTGCTGTGTGGCCTTCTTTTAGGATGGATTTATATATTCCTCCCAAATTCTGAATTGGATCAATAAATGGCATGTATAGTCCAGAGAGATATAacccttctttttttatttgatggAAGATATAACCTTTCTTCATTGCACAAGTTTCGACAAACAAAATCTTGATTCTTAAACTCCGTAGTTTCAACCTGTCAGAAGGTGACTACCTTGTCAGTGCCTTTTATGTACATCAAGTTTTTAAGGGATTTTAACATCCCAGAAATTTAATCCTTGATTAATAGTTACAAGAAAATAGTGTGGATATTATGTTTTTTCGCCATTGGAGACATTAGCTGTAATTTTGAATCTAAACTTAAACAAATAGTTAACCTGAAATAAAGATCTAACTATAAATGTAGATATGAAGCTACAATAAAAGTTTATGAAAGTATGAAGCTTTAAAATAAATAGCTAACAATTATATAACCATATTTTTGCAAACCAATAGGGCTATTTGAAAACAGATCAGCACATAGAATTTTTGTAGGATATAATAGAGCACGGTAGTGATCACACAAAAGCCTTAGTACTCCGTAGTCAGTACTCAGTACTAGTCTACAACCGAAACAGGTATCATAGTCCACAAGTATTTTAGAAATGGAAACAAGCAGAAAAAAATTCGACAGAACAAGTAGGTTTGAAGGACTGCATGACTTTCATTTATTCATGAAATGGAAACGAAAACAGCAAGCCTTGAGCATTTTTTGGTGCAAGAGATCGATGATGCTCCAATAATCCATATATTCCGTCCTTATCAAAAACATTTTCCTGCCAATAGGACATGATGCAAAAGGTTTGCTAAGATGGCAGTTAAGATGGGGTAGGAGTTACTACTTGGTGATTTTTTAAATTGTAGTAGGCTCTTGATGATTCTTCCAATTTTAAGGAATGAAATTAAAGGGTGaaattttagagtaactttGTGGTGCGGCATTTATACCTGCACTTTAATTCAAATATTGAGATTAGAAGTCATGGAAAGGGATACGAGATATTGAATTAAGACGGATACAATGAGGGAATTCCATGGAAAATTTAAATGAACTTTCAACATAAAATGTGAACTGTACTTTTTATTATGGTGTTTGGTCTGGAACTTGATTTTGGGATTTGGgtttatttttgtattttgtaaCTTGGATTAGAGGGAGGtaatatttaaattaatttaGAAGGGATTTGAATATTTGGGTTTTTGAAACATGGATTGGACTCGAGTTTATGGAGTTTGCTTTTTTGGAGGGATGAACTGCATAACATGAGATTATTTGACACAGCTTATGAGATGACAGtggaaaagcaaaaaaaaagtaattaatcTTTTACTAAACAAGAGTTTTAACGCCTCGTAAAATCAGGGGCGTTACTAGCCAGCAATATGTCATGACGTCCATTACTCCCTACCAATATGATCAATATAGTCGTTCGACTAAAATTAGAGTTAGCACAATTCTAGCCTATCCTTTTATCAGTACAAACGTCAATTTTGGAAGTCGAATTGTTAAAATTGGCTAGATTCATTGGCAACTATTAATTTGTATATACTTATgactaacaaaataaatttcttaCAAAATATAGACTTATCACTTCCTTTTTCATCTCCATAGAGGTCTATATAAAGGTTCTTGTACCATCCCTTGACAAAATACAGAGAACACATTTTTGTTTAGGTGATAGTGAAGGGTAAGCAGCCATGAGAAGGGGAAAAGTTAAGATCAAGCCCATTGCAAATAGAAAGGCTCGTGATGTATGCTTCTCCAAGCGCCGCCAGGTTGTAATCAAGAAGGCTAACGAACTCAGCATATTATGTGGTGTCAATGTTGCTGTTGCTGTGCTCTCACCTGCTGGTAAGCCCTTTTTCTTTGGCTGCCCTACTGTTCAAGCTGTCACTCGTCGCTTACTTGGTGTGGGTCCTAGTAACCCTACCATGGGTGATGGGGGCAATGGTGATGAGACTGACATAGTGCATGAGCTCAATCTGAAGTACCAGAAGTTGCAACAAGAGAATGaagtggagaagaagaaaaaccagCGTGGTCAGGATGTGAGGCTAGCTAGTGATGTAAATGCATTGGGGCTGCATGAGTTGGAGGCATTCGACAGTAACCTCAATGTAATAGATGACATTGTCGATTCAAATGATGTGGTTAAGAATGCCAAGCAAACAGCTGAGCCCCAGACTCAGATGAGCGTGGCATCAACCTTGCAGTTCATGCTTGATGGGCAGAGTATTGCACCGTCTCTTTGAGCATAACTCTACTTCTGAGCTGCTTGAAGAGTTCCATGTCAACTACTTTACTGATGGAATGTGAAGGCACTATTCTTCTATAATGTACCGCCTCTATTACCCAAAACTAGTCTCCTGTTTCTAATGCACCGTCCATTTGTATCAAGGACAACATGCCATCCAGATAAATATAACTAGGACATGTTACCATGTGTTCAGCCTTTATTCATTAGATCAACAAGTTGCTATGcttttgcatattttttaaacatgcCATCCAGATAAATATAACTGGAACTTTTATGCAGATAACTGCTTTGATCATATTTCCAATTAATGAGatatttgctactccctctgttccaaaaaatTCCACTTCTGGTTATGTCCAGATTTAAACCTAGaagtgggttttttttggacggagagaatATGCGTTTGCTATATGTTTTTGTTAACATCAGAGATTTGCAACAAATGAGATATTTCTAGTAGGTGTAATATTGTTAGTGAGATCTGGGCCTGCCTCCTATGTGCCATAGCCATGTTTCCGTCGTTGAATTCCCACCTTTCCAAAATTGCTGCTCTTATTTTTTAGTTCCAGGCCTTCATACTCATTTCGGTACAACCTCCATCTGATAAAAATATTAGGGAAACTACTTGTTTGCCACATGGACTCTGTTTGGATTGAAGGGATATTTTTTAGCCCTCCCTTAAATAGCTCAAATAGCCCAAAAAGATCCAAAATAGTGAGCTATTTGAGGGCTATTTGGAAATAactcatccaaaaaaaatatcccaCCCAAGGGGTGCTAATTGGGGCTATTTCGGATGGAGCCCACTGAAAACAtgtcttctctctatctctctccatGGGAAGGTACATTAAAGGccaaatagctctcaaaataactctTGGATCCAAACAACTTAGGGCTATTTTATTGGAGGACTATTTCCTTGTGCTAAAAATAagctctcaaaataactctGGCTAGTTCTCCAAACAGGATCATAGTTGAGTGACATGCATATTCACAGTGATATTCATTTGCATCGGAAAAGAGCATCGTGTATTGATAAGTTAACTCCTATATTTATTCACAACCTTATGGGTAGGGGTGGGCACAAATTAAGTGCAATCCAAATGTTGCACCAAATCAGAAAGACACAAAGGCCGTTTTTATTTTCAGCCTTTGGTTTTATTTTCCCCCTACTCTGGGATTTAGCGTTCAGTGTTTTACTTGGCTTTAAGAGCTGATAACCAAACAGACTAAGGCTGTGTTAGTTTTGGATGGTTGGGAACAAACTTCTCTGCACAAAAAAGGAGCAGtccattagtgcatgattaattaagtattagctatttttttcaaaaatgaatcaatatgatttttttaagcaactttcgtatagaaactttttataaaaaaacgcaccgtttagcagtttgaaaaacgtgcacgtGGAAAAAGAGAGTGATGAGTTTGGAAAAAGGGGAAACGAACTAAGCCAAAAAGGCCAAGATATGTAGCAATCCCTTCATTATATTCCACTCTCTCCACCCCTCCCTTCGCGGTCATCGTCACTCACTCCGTTGTTGCTATGTGATGAATCAAAATTGCGGCTGTCGAGTTCTAAATAACAACCATGCTAGGGATTAGAGTATGTAGCAACCATGCTACTACATATCACTCCTACTAgagatgaaaacggagcggatacggacggataatgctcataccatattcgttttcatattttttaccggatacAAAAACGAATATGGATAGCTCAAATAcagaaacaaatacggattatctcgaatacgaataagaatcgaatatgatcggacacgaatacggaaacaaatttttctcggaacacgaaaaccaactcaacttctaatagaaacaaatatcaacatatataattagctcattttatataaaatgaggtataatttataaatattttttaaaatttaaataatattcatagtatggactagtgttaagagataaactactattaaaatctataaaggtatattgaaggttatagagttagaaagaaatggggtatgtctcatggttcctgcggatatccgaatagcactgttcaccggatatccgaattattatccgtatccgacggaaaccctgGTACCATATTCATATTCGTATAtgggagaaaatatccgtattcgtatccgtatccgaactatccgagaattatccgatccgaaaggtatccgtatccgtttttgtccggagcggacggaaactatccgctccgtttttaTCCCTAACTCCTACAATTAGCTAGTACATGCATTTTCTAAaattcagtattttttttctaaaaaatcttGGTGACGAACCACTAGCACGGGAtaggtcatctcaatcgggcggaaACCCTCATTTGTATCAGGAAGGACTCCCGTCACGAACCAAAGGTCATAGATGTGAGAAGTCATTTGTATCAAGCATTTAGCCATCATGGATAacagttatctcaatcgggccaaaaaTAACGTCATCGATAGGTTTTACCCAACAAATGAGTTGCCCAATGACCTTTCCGAGAAGGTTGTGGAGAAGGCCTGGAATTGGTTGTGAGTGGCTCGGTGTTTGCCATCTCCAGAGTGGAGGAAGAACAACCATAGTGATAGAGACTTGGGAGACCATTTCGAGAccggctcccaccttgcccaTCTGTTGACGAGAGGTTTGGATGTTTGGTGATTTGAGTGGTGAAGTTGGCTTTGGCAAACTTCCAAACATCAGGTGGAAAAATACTTTGTCTCTTGTCTTCTTtattttgtgcaatttacatttgtGCCAATTTACTTTGAGCAAGTTTACATACTAGAGTTTATTTGTGCTAAAATCATCCTAGGCTTGCAAACCTCAACATAGGCTTctttgtgcacttagtttagaCTAGTTGtttaggttttgaattgtgcaaAACCGTTTTGATTTATGCTTCCTCATACAAAACTCGGTTTCagacaaaaaatttaaaaccgCTATTCATCCCCCCTCTAGTTaacctccttgatcctacaacAAGATGAAATGTTTACTTAATAGAGCGGGATTCTATTGGCCAAAGATGGTTGATGATTGTTTTAAGTACAATAGAggatgtgaagcttgtcaacAATTCGACAATGTCCAATTAGCACCCGCTGTAgtgttgaatcctatcatcaagccatggccgttccgagAATGGTCTTTGGATTTCATAGGTCAAATTCATCATTCATCACCAAATGGGCATCGGTTCGTGCTAGTTCCAAcagattacttcaccaagtgggccgaagccgtgcaactcaagaatatgactcacacggaggtaattgactttattttgaagcatattattcATAGGTTTGGCATTCCTCAAACTTTAACTACGGATCAAAGAgattcttttatgtctaaggaagtgaaaAGCTTTGCagaatcttatgatattaaattgttaagttcttctccttactatgctcaggctaatggacaagttGAGTCGAGTAATAAGATTTTGTTGAAATTAGTCAAGAAAAATAATGAGGGACATCCAAAGAGATGGCATGAGGTACTCTCTGAAGCGTTATGAGCTCATAGAATATCTAAGCATGGTGGTACTAAAGTTACTCCTTTTGAGTTAATCTATTTGCAAGAAGCCGTTTTACTAGtagaggtaaatcttggctctgTTAGatatatcaagcaagatgatttatCGGCCGAAGAATATAGGACGTTGATGGGAGACAATCTTGATGATGTGACCGATAAACGTCTAAAGGCTTTAGAGGagatagaaaaggaaaaaaagagagtagcCAAAGCCTATAAAAAAAGAGtgagagaaaaatcatttcaaGTAGGAAACTTGGTTTGGAAGACGATTTTTCCTTTGGGTTCTAGATCTAAGGACTTCGGTAAGTGGTTGCCTAGATGGGAAGGTCCTTATCGGATATGTGGAATCGTTCGAGGGAATGCGTATTTTCTTGAAACTTTGCAAGGAGAATGATTTTAAAGAGCAATCAATgggaaatatttgaagaaatacttcccaaGTGTctggcaagatgcttaggagGTGATATGGCAGGTAATTAGGTTATCGCCCTAAAACCGCGTGTTCTACGCTTTTTGGCTCtcaaatatagacaaaaaggcagggggcatATGTTAAcccccaaatttggcacctagatTCGAAATAGgaaaacattaccaaattttggaagGCGCCCGGTTTCCTTCacggggccggtctgaccaccgcttataggccggtctgaccggtgtgtGGAGCTAGTCTGACTGGCGGCGTGTGGCCGATCAGATTGGCAGAGTCCAAGTCCGGGTCAAATTTCATCGAGTCTTGAGTTTCCTTGCATGGGGAGGTATTTTTCGAGTTCTAATTGATCTCTACCCTGAAATTGAGGTGGAGGAAGACCTATAGGAGGCAAGACGAACCCCTTTATAAGGGCCAAGGCCAGTTCAATTGGAAAAACAACCAACATAATCTATTTTCAACGTAATTAGCCAATTGAATCTTTTTTCAATATCgcgtctactttttttttcctagttcAAGCCTGGTTCGTCCATCTTTGTTGATTTGCACCATAAATCGTTCGCCATCGTTGCGAGAGTTCGAAATCCCTTTGTAAGTTTGTCCCGTAAACCTTCCAATTCACCCACGAGATGGGTGTTTACCCTCATATTGATCTAAACTGGCCTTGAGGCTAATTTTGGTCTTTAAATCCGCTCTGCTAGCCGGTAACCCATCTTTATTTGGCTTTTCTAGATCGCGGTGGTTGGAAATCCCATATTACCGCAAGACATTTAGGTGTGTCGATTGTCTTTTGTGactcgtccaaaaaaaaagttgtcaaCAATAGGTCCCATTCTTTGCAAGTATAAGATGGATTAGAGATGGCCTCAAAACTCTGGAACAAAGTAAAGGTGGTTATAATTATTTTGTCTATTGTGGTCTCTGATTGTGAGGTATTATTTAGAAAAAACAATACTTTGTTAAATAATATTCCACAACCTTGCGCTTTTATCTATAGTGGTAAAAGTGTGAGGTGTTACAGGCACGTAGTTTGTTGTACGTAGCTAAAATTACgatgaaattattaattttggGTCTTAAACTAATATCTTCCTATCAcaatcctcttctcctctctctactAGAACTTGTGATACCACCGCCTCCCGCGGCCGTCGAACAACACTCTCTCCTTGTACACTAACATCTGAACTGTCCTCCGATCATACTTTCTTTCGGTAACTTCCTCtatcttctcttcctactagaaaaaatgctcgtgcattgcaatgggtaaaggtgtttttttcttccagTGATACATCAACTATCTTTAGTAGCGTCTTTAACCTCCGGACGACAGCCTTGTACCCGTACAATGCCAAAGTCGATCCTCCCTATCAAATTCGgacgaatctttctcgatctcccaAAACCAGTTAAGGGtttttgatccactcgatctcctcttttTGTTTCACCCATAATCGATGCGAATCCGCAATCAATTGGAGGAAACTCACGGGGAGGTAGATTGACGTGTCAGCGGTGTAGGGTTTGGCCCGGGCGGCAGCTGGAGGTGTGCACAGCATGCGTGCAATGGATTGGACTTCTAAGAAAACGGAAtccttgtaaaaaaaatacggAATAAGATccaagagggagagagatggaggcttgggggaggggggagaaaCGGAGCGGGGCCAACTGGGAGACGATGACAGACGAAAAAGGTTACGGAAGCCtcatgtattttttaattaggtatagattaCAACGCCAGTAGTTGTAAAAATATGATGATGCTGTTATAATTAAACGCTATCTTAGTTAGACAATGAAAATTGTGTAAAATATCGTATGTCAAGTTAGCTCTACCCCAATTGGTTGCAAACATTTACCCCGTACTAGAGTTTAATCTAGTCTATCGATCCAAGATCGTATGACTGCCTATTATTTGTAGACTATTAACATGTCCATATGTTGTAAGAATATTAGTGATAAAACATTGATCCGGTGGTTACCTACGAAGTACACTAAGCATGCGTGGGCGGTGCAAAATGGGAGGAGGTGACCAAAGAATAACAACTCCACTTTTAAGGTAGTAGAGATATCCTTTGTGGTTTTAACCATTTGTAT
The Oryza glaberrima chromosome 8, OglaRS2, whole genome shotgun sequence DNA segment above includes these coding regions:
- the LOC127783035 gene encoding agamous-like MADS-box protein AGL29, which translates into the protein MRRGKVKIKPIANRKARDVCFSKRRQVVIKKANELSILCGVNVAVAVLSPAGKPFFFGCPTVQAVTRRLLGVGPSNPTMGDGGNGDETDIVHELNLKYQKLQQENEVEKKKNQRGQDVRLASDVNALGLHELEAFDSNLNVIDDIVDSNDVVKNAKQTAEPQTQMSVASTLQFMLDGQSIAPSL